Below is a genomic region from Sorghum bicolor cultivar BTx623 chromosome 9, Sorghum_bicolor_NCBIv3, whole genome shotgun sequence.
AATTATCTCTTGCACAACGTAGACACACTAGATCTAATTTTGGAAAACCGCATGTTCGATATGGATTTGAGCATCCTAGTACAGATCATGACATTGCTAATTTCCTCTCATACTCTCGCCTTTCACCCGCGTATAGAGCATTTGTTGCATCTTTACAAACAGTGTCTATTCCAAGGGACTGGAAGTGTGCAAAACAGGACCCTAAATGGAAGGCAGCAATGGaagaagagatgaatgctcttcaAAAGAACAAGACATGGGAACTAGTTTCACTTCCAAAAGGAAAAAGAGCTGTGGGTTGTAAGTGGATCTTCACTGTGAAGCAAAATCCAAAAGGAGAGGTGGACAGATACAAAGCAAGGCTAGTTGCAAAAGGGTATAGTCAAACATATGGTATTGATTATGATGAGACCTTTGCTCCTGTGGCAAAGATGGGTACCGTTAGGACCCTAATCTCTTGTGCAGTTAACTTTGGTTGGCCTCTAcatcagatggatgtgaagAATGCATTTCTCCATGGAGATTTACAAGAAGAAGTCTACATGGAAATTCCACCGGGTTTTGCTAATAGTCAAACTGTTGGCAAGGTGTGCAGACTTAAAAAATCACTCGATGGACTAAAGCAATCACCCCGGGCATGGTTTGACAGGTTTAAGAGGGCAGTTTGTGGTATGGGCTACACTCAATGTAATGGAGATCATACGGTTTTCTATAAGCATAGGGGAGCGTTTATCACCATTATGGCGGTTTATGTGGATGATATTGTGATTACAGGAGATGATGTGGGGGAAATCAAATGTTTGAAGGAGAATTTGGGAAAGGCCTTCGAGGTAAAGGATCTTGGACCACTTAGGTATTTCCTTGGGATTGAAATTGCTAGGTCACCTAAGGGGATAGTTCTCTCTCAGAGAAAATATGTCCTTGATTTATTGACAGAAACTGGGATGCTAGGATGTTGACCGTGCAGTACCCCTATTGATAAAAATCATCAAATTAGTGTCGAGTCTGGAGATCCTGTTAACAAAGAAACATATCAAAGGCTGGTTGGAAGATTGATATACCTATGCCATACAAGACCAGATATTTCTTATGCAGTGAGTGTGGTAAGCAGATATATGCATGATCCTAGAACAGGACATATTGAATTGGTCTACAGGATATTGAGGTACCTAAAAGGGACACCTGGAAGAGGGTTATGGTTCAAGAAGAACATGCATTTAAATCTGGAGGGATATTGTGACGCAGATTGGGCAAGTAGCAGAGATGATAGAAGGTCCACATCTGGTTATTGTGTGTTCGTAGGAGGCAATCTTGTCTCATGGCGTAGCAAGAAGCAAGCGGTTGTGGCGCGGTCTACTGCAAAGGCTGAATATAGGGCAATGGCATTGAGCTTATGCGAGATGTGGTTAAAAGGTTTATTGAAGGAGCTGCGAGTGTTGAGAAATGAGACCATGATGCTTCATTGTGACAATGTTGCTGCAATCAATATTGCAAATAATCCGGTCCAGTTTGATCGCACTAAGCATGTTGAGATTGATAGATTCTTCATCAAGGAAAAACTTGATAGTGGGGTTCTAAGGCTAGAATATGTAAAGTCACGTAGTCAACTAGCAGATTGTTTTACTAAGGGTTTAGGACCTAGTGAGAATGAGTTAAGTTGTGACAAGATGGGCATGATAGATATTTTTAGCCTATCTTGAGGGGGAGTGTTGGTGTAAATAGAAGTTTGTAAGAGGGTTTCTATGTAAAAGTGAAACAAAATGAATAGAGAGTGGGTGTGTGTGTGACACACCAGAAGCTTCCCcaaatcacaagagtttgataaGCTCCCAGCTCTGTCTCAAGTAGCAAGTGCTCTTTTTATGAGTCTCAAGAGGAAGGTTTTCACATTAGGCGAAATGAGTTTGTGCTTCCGGCTCGAAGGAGAATGCGTTGCACGCCTGCACAAATACTTCTTGGCCCTTGCAACGGGGCACCTATATTTGCCCATTGTTCCATCTTTataatttttctctataattttggtcaagctTAATAGGTTTTGACTCTCTAAGTTTCTTGGAATGCTTTATAATTTGTAATGGAGTGAGTATGCACTATTCAAAAACTAAAGAAGAGAACAGATTGTAGCAACAGTACACTCAGAATCTCAAGGAGTAAAAGCTCACTGATTATATTTCCATTGGAAGCAAAACATTTGAAATTTTAACTGCTGAGTGCTGAAGGTAACACAAGGAAAGCAGAAGTGACCTCCATTGAGCCATAGGAGGAGTGGCTTCTTCTCCGGTGTCGTCTGCGCCTCGAAGAACAAGTAGAAGAGCGCCCTTCCGTTGGGCTCGTTCACCGTGACGTAGCCAGAGAACTGGCACACGCTCGGGCTCTCTGGCTGGCCGGGGAGGCGTGTCACCCTGTCGGCGTCCCGCTGGTCGCTGCGAGCAGGAAGAGAAGGTCCAGGTGAGCTAGGCGAGAGAGGAGACGAGGTAGAGGAAGAGACTTGCTGCTGCCATCGCCTGGGATTGGAAATTTGCAGTGGAGTTGAGGTCATGTTGGTCTTCCTGTCTGCGCAGTTTGTACACCCTTCTGTTGCAAAAGGCAGGGTTTTATAACTTGTTAAATGGCTCCTGGCTTTAGAGTTTTTTTTGGTAATTATACCATTTGGTAGCAAATTAGTGagcgtaagagcatctccaatagtcTTTCTAAATCTCACTTTCTAAATCCAACAGTTCTGGTAAATCTCATGCGCACTCTAGGAagtcattctcgtcttctatatttggctatCCGGAATAGACAATGACTATATTTAGATGACCATTTAGAGAAGTTGTTGGAGGGTAGTTTTTACCGAAATCTCCATTCATAGCTTGCTAATGCCCTTACTTGCTAATGCCACTGCTGAGTTGATTGTAGGTTCAAAAGTTACTTCGTGAGTCAGGAACAAAATCCCCTCCCCCCCCTTCCCGCCGCTGCAGATCTCACTTATGGTGGGATAACATGGGGTGCTAAAATACCTATCTGCTAATCCAGTGTTTTATGCTCGCACTAAGCACATTGAGATTGACTATATTCTGTAACAGAACAAGTTGCACAAAAGCTTCTGGATATTTGgtttattcattcagaagatcAGGTGGCTGATGGCTTCATAGAGGCACTTCCCGAGCGACAGCTGCTCACATTTCGAAGTAATCTCAACTTGACAGAAAGTTGTGGTTAACGGAGGGTGTTAAGATATCAGTGGTAGCTTGTTCCCTTGTATGAGTGATTGATTCTTGTATTTCTAGATTAGGAATGCTAGCACAAATTGTTTTATTTCCTTTCTCTGTAATCATGTAATGCAAGCTACACTTGTACAAGCCACACTCAGGGGCTGTTCTTGGCTATGTAACACGGAACCGTGATCCCTAATGGGCATCATGGTAACTCCAATTTCACAATCATTGCAGTTTATCCTATGTCATCTTCTCTGAAATCTTGCTCTATCCCACCGCTCCCTCTATCATATCAACGTTCAACGGTGTGTAGGAAGCTGCTCACCACGGAGGAATGTGTTGATCAGTGTCAGCCCTTCAGCAGGCTTGTTAAGGGGCACCAGGTGGCCGGCACCCCTGATCGTCACCATGCTCATCCCATAGTACTCCACAAACCTCCCAGCAACCTGCATACCTCGTTGTGCCCctcattttaattttttagcatCACTGGCTACTGATATGTTCAACACGCAATATGTTCAGATAAGCTGTTAGTTCAGACTTCAGACTTCAGACCTACCTGTTTGTCAAGGTACCAGGGTTGCCACTGGGTCTTCATCGGCAGCTTGAGTGCTTCCACACAGTACCGGGAGCCGATCACTGGGACCCTACCATCTGCGTCACCGCTTCATTGACAAATAAACGGATGCATTATAGAGAGAGTGATTGATGTGTGTTAAGAATCCACTTGAGCATGCACTTGCTGTGAGATTTTATGAAGGTACACATGAGAAGGATGTTATGCCTAACATGCACAGATGTAGGACATTCTCGGAGTCCTCAAAGAACCAGACCTGTAGAGCCAAACTCTCATCCCTGCTTTTATGAGCTTAGAGTATATGGGTAGGACTGAGAATACGGAGAAATTGTAGGAATTCAGGATGGGATCACTGCATAAGAGATGGATGAGTTCATGTTCTTTTTGTTCCAGAAGAATTCAGTGACTGGTACTAAATAAGTAGAGTATATCCAATTGAACATCTTTGAGAAATCCACCTGCAGACATGCCATTTCACTGGAAGCGATTCACTGATGACATTAGCATGAAACGCCTTCTGCACTTCCTTCTTGTTGAAGTAGTCCTCAGCATAGGATGAGTAGCATGGATCGTAGCCAGAGAACATCCGTACCCTTCTCCTGAACTTTTCCTGGCATTTCGAAGATAAGCATCAATAGTTTTAATTAGGAAGTATCTTTGACCTGTTGGAACTTTCTGCATTCATATGCAACGATACTATACCTGATCATTCTTGAAGGGTGCATGATTTTCAGAAGACGCTGAACTCTGGTTTAGAAGGCACTTTGGTACATAGATGTTGTATATGTCGATCTCGTCGTACTGACTATACACGATATCCATGACAGCATTGCAGTCATCAGACCAATTAAAGTTCTTGAAATCGCAATACTTTTTTATGCGGTCGTATATTTCATCAGACACAACTGAGTGGCTCCAGGCATACTCAGCTAGCCCTTTCGAATCATAGTAATAATTAGTAATAGGATTTCCAACCTACAATAAGTTCATTCTGAATGTGTCATGTTCCTGCAGGAATTGATTTCTCATGTGCATAACTTGAACAttcattcatttttttttggttcatatACCCAATGtaatcttttttaaaaaaatatccaTATAGAAAGTTTAGAAACATGTACTACTATCCCAAAAAAAGGTGGAAAATGTTTTCTTCTGGTTTTCTGAATGTTCAATTCACGTGATATTTCATTTGTTTTAGAGATTGTGAATACTTCTAGTCAGACTTGCAtttgttcaaaaaaatttattaagcaatatttttttgtgaaaataTGTTAAGCAATATAACATTCAGACAACCAGCAGATATACTATTCAGGTGCTGTATCTTTTTATGTGTGAAACAATttatttaaaagaaaaaaaattcttgCAGCATAAATCTAATTCATATCCTCACAATGAACCCCTTGAGGTTGATATATGTTTTGCCTTCCTTGTCCTTGTTCCTATCATAAACAAGTTCAGCCAGTTGTGGCACATAGTGACCTGCAGCATAGGAAGTTGAGATTTCTTCTTCAGTGATGTACAGGAGATACAGTTTTGAAGGCATATTTCTCCATAGATGTTGCTATCAACTAGGACCGATGTGACTCGTGAACCTACCACACtagttattttattattattttaagaGACATACGTTTGGAGATCCAATGAACCATTAAAAATATTTATCCGTGTCCATGTTCACATACACAGAAATGAATTTTTGTACTTGATTTCAACCAAATTAAGCAAATTAATTCAGTATGGGCACCATTTGCATCCTCAAATTAAGATCCAAgcaaaaaaaatcattttaactCGGGCTTTCTTTTTAGTTCTGAGCAATTAGATGACAGTCAGCACATAGTACGTCATGAAAATGAAGGCTGAAAATGATGCCTACAATCTTTCGAAAAAACAATCTTTCGAATTGCAGCTTTCTGATCTGACATTTTCTCCATTTTGTATATCTATTATTCACGTAGGAGACCGTGGACAATGAGTTGTCATAATCGCCAACCCAGTGGAAAACCAAGCTGTCAAGCTTTTCTGGAAAGTAACTGATTTTTTTCTGTAGGGAAATTCTAGTTTCAGATAAGATGGTGGAACTATTTTGTCAAGCACACTTGGCATATttcactcaaaaaaaaaagcacaCTTGGCATATTGATAAAACAATCCAGAAACAGGAATACTTGGCATATTGAGAAATCCAAGCAAGAATAGAAGGTTGGTGAAAGCCTGAGTTGCTGCCTTCCATTTGGACTGCATAGTGGTAGTGGAATATGGAAAAGGACTCATATAAAGCTACACTCCCTTGCTTTGCACCAGATTTTGTGTGTTGTAGATTCCTTCTAGCACATTGTCTACGTTTCTCAACAGAAGTCCAGAATTCTAAaccattcaaaaaaaaaaaactttcatgATTTCTAGCCAAAATTACCTGCATAGCTCTCTCCTGCGATGTAGAACTCTCTGTCCCTGTACTCCGGAAACCGCTCTAGCCAATTCACTAGGAAGCTATGCGCATCTTCCGCTAAAAGTGAAAAGgatttaattaattacacagaatccCATCTGTTAATCAGTAAACGACCACATAATGAACGGAGCTGAACAGCAAAGCAAAGTTTAATCTTTCGAAGAATTGGATCTTTAGCGGGGCGCATTCTTTTATAATCAATTTAACTCTGTTTCATGATCAATTTACCTACGAAGTCATCATCGAGTTTGTCGAGATCAGAGGATGTGTTGGTGTAGGAGAAGCCAACTCCAACAGGAGACTCCAAGAACAGCAGGTTAGCCTCTGGCAAGCACAGAAAAGACTTTTCAAACAAATGCAACTAGCCTTGAGAATGAAAAAGAATCAGAAATTCAGGAAGCAGGGCACCTTTGTTCCAGGCATATTCGTTGAACTCCAGCGCTGCTCCACGTCTGACAACTCTGAGAGGCCCTAGCTCAGATGCAGCTCCATAGCCAATCGAGGAGCAACCAGGTCCTAAATCGGTAATCACATGTTAAACCTTCTACAAATTAAAACAAACACGCAAAAAAAGTAGCAAGAACTCATGTTCTAAAATGAGACAAAAAGGTAGTAATTCAGAAAAGTTATCATCAATGCATAGaaatgatcacaaataccaAGAACATGAATTGGCACAGAGAAGAACAAACTACAAAAGCAAGAACAGATGTACTGATGAGAGGTCATGGCTGCTCAACAACTAAAGAAGAAGCAGACCAAATGGTAGGAGAAGTACACTAATTAAGAATCGAGTAAAGGTCACTAACTAATTTCCAATGGAAACTAATGCTTTGAAATTTTTGTAACTGCTAAAAGGTACGGTAGAGCAGAAGAAGCGACCTCCGTTGAGCCAGAGGAGGAGCGGCTTCTCCTCCGGCGTGGTCTGCGCCTCGAAGAACCAGTAGAAGAGCGCCCTCCCGTTGCGCTGGTTCACCGTGACGTAGCCGGAGAACTGGGACACGCTCGGGCTCTCCGGCTGCCCGGGGAGGCGCGCCACCCTGTCGGCGTCCCGCTGGTCGCTGGTGCtggccggcgacggcgaggaggaAGAGAAGGTGGGCAAGGCGAGAGCGGAGACGAGGCAGAGGAAGAGAGGTGCTGCTGCCATCGCCACGGCTATGGTTTGGGCGGGCGCCTGGGACTGGGAATGATTGGCAACTCGCATAAGCGATACAGAGATCACATCAACCGAGGGCAACACATTTTAGAAGAAGATGGCATCATCGTTTCGGACAGTCCAAATGGACAAATTCGAGAGAGATATTGTGATCGGTTAATAACTTTTGACTGAAATGCAGAACATGGATTGACTCGTCTCGTATTCGATATGCACTTACTCATATTATAGTAACTGAAATGATCTGTATTCGTGTTTAAGCCTGTTCGCTTCAGCTTATTTACCGAATCATTTAGCAGtattttttctcacaacaaatttACAAATAGTATTTTTAGTTACGGCTTTTTAGACAAGCAAACAGGTACTATCCATTAGCTATCCATGTCCGATTCCAAATCTAAAAAGAAATATGAATGAGATTGGTAATGTCCTTCGGTCCATATTCAGAGGAATTCATGGCACTGCCCAAGATTGCGGGACTTTCTTTAAGGCCAGGTAAATGATCTTATAGCGTTGTTTCTGAAAAACATATAACGTAGATTAAAATGAAACTTGAATGAAAGATGCATAGGTATTTAATTTAATAACTTGGAGAGAATTGTTAATCGTGACAAGAGATCTTTTCTCTATCTTAAATACACAATCATGTCGTCAAAAATGTTTATGTGGCAATCTCACATGAAACTTTCATATTGGGACTAGCCTAATGGTCAAATCTCTTTGCTGGAGCAAAGACAAGCATTTTGATCTAAAATCGTTGTAATTTTCCTTTTAGATTTTTTTCattctttctttctctcttgTGTCTTGTTATGTACGACTAAACCTTTGTTTGTGCTCATGCTATTTTAAGGGCATGTGTTAAGAATGTCAAATGTTTACCAACGTTCTATAAACATCCCCTCCATCCAATCCGATCACATCCCCTCTATCCAAATAATAATGTCAAGTTTTCTATGAACATAGTATATTTACTAACGTTCTATAAAAAATCCTCCAATTATAAGTGGTCCCTATAACAGCACTTTGCGCCGGTTcaaatcaaataaaataaagaatTTGAAAATTTAACAAAGAGACATAAACCTGACTAAGACGCCGTCGGCCTATTTAGCTGTTTCTTACAGTGGGCTTGGAGCGTGCCGTTGCCGGGTATGGTTGAGAGGCCAGCTTTTAAGGCCCATAATTAGCCGGCCTCCTGTCTCTCTTTAGGCATAAAAACTAGGCCTTGAAAACATTAATTTGGACATTTGGCCACATCATACTTAGCCGTTTTTCTGTCTTGACACATCAGCAAGGGACCATCAGTAAAGTGTGACAAAAAAATGGGACACAAATCAATCGGGGTTTATGATTGAAAAATGAGGATAAAAAACAAATTTACTCCTACTCAAACCTAGAGAAACTCATGCCGTCACGCGTTGCTGCAGAAATTTTATCTCGTCACAataatgattgatgatgaagataTAATTGAAGATTTCACTTTGAATAATGCTCCAAACAAATGTTGTCTTTCTTTAAGTAGAAGTAAGAAGATAGAGGTAATGGAGACTCGTATTTTTGTATGCCCTCCTTGCGATCTCGTACTAAATGAAACTGAAACAAACTGAGATAGGGACATGAAAGGAAACCATCGTGGATGAATAAGAAAGGAAGGGGGCGATGGACCAAAATCTAAAGTGGCCTGAAAAATTTCTATTTGATTATTCAGAGTTCTATTCTGAGTACGAAAAATTTATTTAGATTAGAATTCCTATTTATATTGGTTTAGCCGAAAGCTACTCTAAATCGTATGAACAcaggttatatatataagtcTAGATTAAAGAAAGTCTACGTCGTTCGGTAGTCAAAGGAAGACGAACCAAAAAaatggatggatgaaaaaaaagAGCCTAAAATTTaataggtatagatatagattattAAAAGGTATAGAGATAGatacataaaatatataatgctACAATGAAATCCAAAAACATTTCGGTTATTTGCATTTTTCAAATATAGGGACACATTTTGTATTTCAGGTATGCATGCCCCCGAGTTGAAGCCAGCAATGCCATCATAGCCCacagattttattttttttaggagAATCCTGGCCCACAAATGGCATGCATACCCATGAGGCCGAAGCTCTTCATGACCTAGGCTTGGGCTGCCTTGGCCCATGGGCCAACAAGTAAAGAAACAACATGAACGCATAATTTGGCCACGGAAGAGCGTGATGACGATGAGGGGAAAAAAAGAAGGGTGAAACACAGCTGCACTGCACACATCGTAAGGCCCCGTTCCGTTCTACCGGAAGCTGCCGTTCCAGGTGCGCAAATCTTCCGCGCTAGCAcaaatttacaaaaaaaaattgtgcaACTGAGAATTAGggcgtgtttagttcctcaacgaAAAAAGTTTTGTTACactatagtactttcgtttgtttgtggtaattattatccaaccatggactaactagtcttaaaagatttgtctcgtaaatttcgaccaaactgtaaattagtttttatttttatctatatttaatactatatgtatgtgtttaaagattccatgtgacgagaaatcttaaaaaaaaattgggttttgggatgaaaataaacaaggccttattcccATGCAACTGAACCAGGCCTAAAGCACTGGCGGACTTTTCAAATGACAGTCGTCACAAACCGGCCATGAAAATGACAAGCTGCCGGCGTCTGCATTTTCTCCATCTGAATTCTGACGATCATCGATCGCGGCCACATTATAATAATATGCATGGctcgacatgcatgcatgcacacgtAGGttgtcatgcatgcatatgcatccaACGTGTCGTGTTTGCGGcctaatgcatgcatgcatgcgaagCGAATCATCGACCTGCTTTGTCTTAATCTAATCTTTGTTCGCCTAATCACTTAATTATTAGACGGCGATTGACGTCGTCGCTTATGTTCTCCTTGTCAGTGGCTCAGTGCTCTGCTTCCTTTGCTTTGTAGACGGCGGGAAACTTTTttttaagaccttgtttagttcaaaaaaattttaagattttctgtcgcatcggatctttagacgcatatatagaacattaaatatagataaaaaattaactaatCACAGTTTGcttttaatttatgaaataaatcttttaagtctagttaacctacgattggataataattatcaaatacaaataaaagtgctacggtagtcaaaatcaaaaaaaaaatcccaactaaacaaggcctaaaaggcGTCTTCTACATAGTGTAAACATATTTGGGGGCCATGTTCCAAAAAGGCGAGGAGGCCGTTGGTACACCTATGCATGTTATGCAAACTAATCAACGTAAAGGCTGTCTCCAACAGATAACTTTTTAGAAGTCCCAAATTCAAAATGAGTCACAATACGTATAACCTCCAACAGAATATCTATATAGAAATCTCATTTTAGGCACGAGGAGAGGTATAACCCAAATATAAGTATCTTCTCTTCTCGAGACCTATTTGCAGGAAGAGTTCTTTTTGGGTCTTATTGTTGGAGAAAACTAAAAATATGTATGGAACCATTTGCCTGCAGCGctactgaaaggatcaagatgcccaaaagggggggtgaattgggcttctctaaaaatttaagcaacctataagctccaattcaaccccttgtgcctagtgtgacttagagagctaccagataaaagttttgcaacctagttccaatcctattctagcatggcaattctaagaatgtaaaaacacaaagtaaatgctagaaagtaaaggagtagtggaagaaaatgctcggcgatgttttgccgaggtatcggagagtcgccactctccactagtcctcgttggagcacccgcgcaagggtcttgctccctcttggtccgcgcaaggacca
It encodes:
- the LOC8080910 gene encoding serine carboxypeptidase-like 33 yields the protein MRVANHSQSQAPAQTIAVAMAAAPLFLCLVSALALPTFSSSSPSPASTSDQRDADRVARLPGQPESPSVSQFSGYVTVNQRNGRALFYWFFEAQTTPEEKPLLLWLNGGPGCSSIGYGAASELGPLRVVRRGAALEFNEYAWNKEANLLFLESPVGVGFSYTNTSSDLDKLDDDFVAEDAHSFLVNWLERFPEYRDREFYIAGESYAGHYVPQLAELVYDRNKDKEGKTYINLKGFIVGNPITNYYYDSKGLAEYAWSHSVVSDEIYDRIKKYCDFKNFNWSDDCNAVMDIVYSQYDEIDIYNIYVPKCLLNQSSASSENHAPFKNDQEKFRRRVRMFSGYDPCYSSYAEDYFNKKEVQKAFHANVISESLPVKWHVCSDPILNSYNFSVFSVLPIYSKLIKAGMRVWLYSGDADGRVPVIGSRYCVEALKLPMKTQWQPWYLDKQVAGRFVEYYGMSMVTIRGAGHLVPLNKPAEGLTLINTFLRGEQLPTHR